The Pseudomonas aeruginosa genome includes the window CGCTAAGCGCGGCACCGCTGGTAACCCCGCGCTCTATGCGCAAACCGGACTGCGTTCCGCTTCCTTCCCCCATGCCGCGCGGTGCCTGGCTTCGGCGATGCTGGCGAAGCGATGCATAGGCGTTTCTCAATGGTTTTCATAGCCTGAGTCTATTGGCTCGGCAGGCTGCGTTCGGCTAGGCCTAAGGGCGATGGATAAACCCTGAGTTCCCTTCAGGACTGACTGGAAACAGCCGGGAACCCGCGTGGCGCAGGACGCGTCGCAGGTCGTTCGGTCCGCTGTCGCGGACCGCCGGGGTGTGGGGGTCGGGACGACGAGGCTCGGCGTTTCCTCATAACGAAAGAGGACGCCTGATGAAAACGCCCGCCTGGACGCGCCATGCCCTCTGGGTCATGCCGCTCGCCCTGGGGCTGCAATCCGCCGTGGTCGCGGGGGATGAGCAGCCAAGCAAGACTTCCAGCTATTCGCCGGTGGTGATCAATGAGGACTTCGCCACCATCATGAAGCGCATGACGGCGAACAAGCCGTCGATCGAACAGGCCCACAAGACGCTTCTCGAGCAGCGTTACGATCTCAGCGACAGGCCGGCCAAGGGCGCCAGCATGACGCGCGGCAAGCCGCTGCAGGAGGGGATCCGGGTGAAGCTGCCGGCCGGCACCAGCTGGGAGGAACTGGCCAGGCTGAGCCCCGAGGAAATCCGCAAGCAGGGGCTGTTCCCCGGTGGCTTCCTGCCGCTGCCGCACCCCAACCATGCCGAAGGCGGGATGGTCTTTCCCAAGTTCCTCATCGACGAGATCAAGCGCCAGGAAAGCCGCGACCTGACCCGTTTCGACCTCGACTACGACCTGCCGGACCACTTCCTGCCGGAATTCCCGGCACCGATGTTCCTTACCACCCGGCCTGACCTGGGCGATGTGTCCAAGGGCAAGCTGGTGACCATCGACAACTATTTCGAGTTGTTCAACGGGATTCTCAATCCCAAGCAGCTGGAAGGGCTGCGCCTGCTGCTAACGGCCTTTCCGCAGCAGCAGTTCAACCTCACCGACGATCGCCGTAGCGAGCATCCGAGCCGCGGCGTAGCCTGCTTCGACTGCCATGCGAACGGCCACACCAATGCCGCTACCCACCTGGCCGGCGACGTGCGCCCGCAGCCGTTCCGCCACCGCATCGACACGCCGACGCTGCGCGGGGTGAACATCCAGCGGTTGTTCGGCTCGCAGAGGGCGCTGAAGACCGTCGAGGACTTCACCGAGTTCGAGCAGCGCGCCGCCTACTTCGACGGTGATCCGGTAATCGCCACCAAGAAGGGGGTGAACGTGCTCGAGCGTGGCAGTCAGGTGCATTTCATGGGTGAGTTCCAGGCGCTGCTGGACTTCCCCCCGGCACCGAAGCTGGATGTGGAGGGGCGGCTCGATCCGGGCAAGGCCAGCGAGCAGGAATTGCGTGGCGAAAAGCTGTTCTACGGCAAGGCGGCCTGCGCCGGGTGCCATGCGCCGCCTTACTTCACCGACAACCTGATGCACAACCTGAAGGTGGAGCGCTTCTACGATCCGAAACTGGTCAATGGCGTGATGGCGTCCGCCGACGGGCCGATCAAGACCTTCCCGTTGCGCGGGATCAAGGATTCGCCGCCGTACCTGCACGACGACCGCCTGCTGACCCTGGAGGACACCGTGGAGTTCTTCAACCTGGTGCTGGAGCGCAAGCTGTCCGCGGAAGAGAAGGGCGACCTGGTGGCCTACCTGCGTACCCTGTGAGAAAGGCCGAATCGCAGGTAATAAAAAACCCGCCGTTGAGGCGGGTTTTTCGGGATATGGTCGGAGCGACTGGATTCGAACCAGCGACCTTCTCGTCCCGAACGAGACGCGCTACCAAGCTGCGCTACGCTCCGTTTTGTTGGGGCGCATTCTACAGAAAAAGTTTTGGTACACAAGGGGTTAGATGAATTTTTTTTCGAGCCCCGGTTTCCCCGGGCGAAAAAGCAAAGACCCTGTCGCTCGTTCGAGTCGACGGGGTCTTCAGGAAAACCTGTTACGCGACGGTATCAGAGTTCCTTGACGGTGCGGACCTGGTCCTTGTTCACGCGGGCGCGCTTGCCGTCGAGCTGTTCGAACTCGTAGAAGCCGGAATCCTCGTCATAGGAAGGGGTGTCTACGGCCTGGATTTCACGTCCGTCGTTGAGGGTGATCACGGTAGGGCTGGAACAACCCGCGAGGGCGCCGAGGCCTACGGCGAGGAGGAGGGCGGGTAGCATCCGCTTGATCATTGCGCAGTTCTCCTGTGCGGTCAGACTTTGAAGTTACGAGTTTCTGACAGACGAGTTCTAGGAAGAGTTCCCCCCTAAAAACGAGTGTTCCCCCCACCTTCGAGAAAATTCGACTCGACGTCCCTTCCGTTTTACTTCAGTTCGCGGTGATTAGCCAACAGCTCGGGGGTGTTCAGGTTGGCCAGCCGCGGATCGCCCGCGGCCAGCTCGATGGCCTCCGCGCCAAGCGGCAACAGGACGTGGCGTGGGCTACGGTCGCCCTGGCGCCAGGCGTGTTCTATCTCTTCGGCCAGGTGCGTCGGGATCAGGCTGAACAGCGGTTCCCACTGGCCGCCGCAGCGCAGCATCCAGGGGCGCGCCGGTGTGCGGCCGGCGGCCTGCAGCAGGGTTTCCAGCAAGGCGCGGTCGATGCGCGGCGCGTCGCAGGGCAGCACCAGCAGCCAGGGATGCCGGGCCACCGCCAGGCCGGCGCGGATGCCGGCGAGCGGGCCGGGGAAGTCTCGGCTGTCGTCGCTCACCAGGCGGTCGGCATAGGCCGCATAGCGTTCCTGGTTGCGGTTGCAGGAGACGATCAGGTCATCGGTGAGCGGGCGCACCAGGCGATGCAGGTGGGCGATCAGGGGCAGGCCCTGCCACTCGATCAGGCCCTTGTCGCGACCGCCCATGCGCTGGCCGCGGCCTCCCGCCAGGAGAAGGATGGAGCAGGGGGGCAGGGCGCTATCGGGCATCTGGGGTCTCCGTGTCGGGCCTGTGATATAACACCGCGATCACGTCCACAAGCAAGGGCCAACCCCATGAGCCACAAGGCCGAAACGGCATTCGTGCCGTTGAACATCGCCGTCCTGACCGTCAGCGATACCCGTACCCTGGAAACCGATACTTCAGGCCAGTTGTTCGTCGACCGCCTGACCGAGGCCGGGCACAACCTGGCCGCTCGCGTGCTGCTGAAGGATGACCTGTACCGGATCCGCGCACAGGTCGCGACCTGGATCGCCGAGGATAGCGTGCAGGTCGTGCTGATCACCGGCGGCACCGGTTTCACCGGCCGCGACAGCACCCCGGAAGCGGTGGCCTGCCTGCTGGACAAGCAGGTGGACGGCTTCGGCGAGCTGTTCCGGCAGATTTCGCTGGGCGACATCGGTACCTCCACCATCCAGTCGCGGGCCCTGGCCGGGCTTTCCAACGGCACCCTGGTCTGCTGCCTGCCGGGCTCCACCAACGCCTGCCGCACTGCCTGGGAAGGCATCCTCGTCGAGCAACTGGACGCCCGTCATCGCCCGTGCAACTTCGTCCCGCACCTGAAACAGGCGGCGCCCTGCGAGAGCCGCGGGTGAGCGGCTGCTGCGAACAGCCGGGGCTGATGCCGGTCGAGACGGCGCTGGAACGGCTCCTCGAACTGGCCGCGCAAACGCCTATCGATACGTGTGAGCAGGTGCCCCTGGAGCAGGCTGGCGGCCGCGTGCTGGCGGTCGACCTGCTGGCCGGCCTGGACCTGCCGCCGTGGCCGAACAGCGCCATGGACGGCTATGCCTTGCGCCTCGCCGACTGGAACGGCGAGCCACTGCCGGTCAGCCAGAAGATCTTTGCCGGACAGGCGCCGGAGCCGCTGCAAGCGGGTACCTGTGCGCGGATCTTCACCGGTGCGCCGCTGCCCGAAGGCGCCGATCTGGTAGAGATGCAGGAAAACGCCGAAGCGCTCGACGATGGCCGCGTGCGCTTCACCCAGCCGTTGCGCGCGGGCCAGCATGTGCGCCCGCGTGGCCAGGAAATCCGCCAGGGCGACCTGGTCCTGCCGGCCGGCACGCGCCTGCGCTCCATCGAACTGGGGTTGGCGGCTTCGCTCGGCTACGCGGCCCTGGAGGTGCGACGCAAGCCGCGGGTGGCGCTGCTGTCCACCGGCGACGAGCTGGTCGAGGCGGGCCAGCCGCTGCAGGCCGGGCAGATCTACAACAGCAACCGTCCGTTGCTCAAGGATTGGCTGCAACGCCTGGGCTGCGACGTGCTCGACGCCGGCATCCTTCCCGACGACCTGGCACGTACCCGCGAGCGCCTGGCCGGGTTGGCCGGGGTGGACCTTATCCTGTCCACTGGCGGCGTATCGGTGGGCGAGGCCGACTTCCTCGGCATGGCGCTGCGCGAAGCCGGCGAGCTGACCCTCTGGAAGCTGGCGATAAAACCCGGCAAGCCGCTGACCGTCGGCCAGTTCCAGGGCATCCCGGTGATCGGCCTGCCGGGCAATCCGGCTTCGACCCTGGTCACCTTCGCCCTGCTGGCGCGTCCCTACCTGCTGCGCCGGCTTGGTGTGGCGCAGGTCGCGCCGCTGCGGGTGGAGGTACCGGCCGGCTTTGCCTGGACCAAGGCGGGGCAGCGTCGCGAGTACCTGCGTGGTCGCCTGGAGCAGGGCCGCGCGGTGCTCTATCCGAACCAGAGTTCCGGGGTACTGCGCAGCGCTTCCTGGGCCGAGGGGCTGGTGGAGGTCCGCGAGGGACGTACCCTCGTGGAAGGCGAGGGCGTGGCGTTCATTCCGCTGAGCGAACTGCTCGATTGAGCCGACGGCGGCCGGATGGCCGCCGTTCTCATTGCGCCGCCGGCTCCTTGCGCCGTTGCCGGTACTCGCCGGGCGTCTGCCCGGTCCAACCCTTGAAACTGCGATGGAACGAGCGCGACTCGGTAAAGCCCAGGTACTGGGCGATGTCCTGGATCGGCAGCTCGCTATGCAGCAGGTAGTGCTCGGCCAGTTCGCGGCGCAGTTCGTCGAGGGTCTGCTGGTAGCTGCTGCCGGCTTGCTGCAGGTGGCGTTGCAGGGTGCGTACGGTCATGCCGAACTTCTCCGCCACCCGTTCCTTGCGCGGCAGGCCGTCCTTGAGTAGCTGGCGCAGGGCGTTCTTCACCCGCAGCGGCAGCGGCTCGTCATCGTCCAGCTCGGCCATCAGCGCCAGGGCATGTTCCTCCAGAGTGCGCAGCAGCGTCGCGTCGGCCTGGCGCAGCGGCAGCGCCAGGTAGTCCAGCGGTACCAGCAGCGCCGAACAGGGTTGGGCGAAGCGTACCGGACAGCCGAAGAAGGTCTCGTAGTCTTCCACGCGGGTTCCGTCCGGCAGGTCGTGTTCCAGCCAGACCTCGTCCGGCGAACCTTCCAGGTCGGCGATCCAGCGCGCGTAGAGGACCCAGGAAGCCAGGACGTGCTCGACCATGTGGCGCCGTACCAGGGGTGTCTGGTGGCGGCAGTTCCAGATCAGCCGGACCTGCCCGCCGGCCGCCTCGATGCGGCTGGTGCCCATGTCGCCGACCAGCTTCTCGTAGGGCGTGATGCGGCTCATGGCCTCGCCCAGGGTGGCGCAGTTCATCGCGATGTAGCCGAGCACGCTCCAGGAGCCGGGCTGGACGAAACGCGCCGAATGCAGGCCGAACAGGGGATCGCCGGAATGCTCGCAGAAATAGCCGAGCAGGCGCTCGTGGGCTTCGCCCGGCAGGCGCTGGCGATTGTCGTTGAGCTGGTCGGCCTGGAGGCCGGCGGCGGCCAGGGCAGGGGCGATGTCCAGGCCGAGCCGTTCGGCATGGCGCAGGTATTTCAGCAGGGCCGGAACCGAGGTGGAGCCAAGGGTCTGCATGGTCGTTGTTCTTGTCGTGGCGGG containing:
- the moaB gene encoding molybdenum cofactor biosynthesis protein B, translated to MSHKAETAFVPLNIAVLTVSDTRTLETDTSGQLFVDRLTEAGHNLAARVLLKDDLYRIRAQVATWIAEDSVQVVLITGGTGFTGRDSTPEAVACLLDKQVDGFGELFRQISLGDIGTSTIQSRALAGLSNGTLVCCLPGSTNACRTAWEGILVEQLDARHRPCNFVPHLKQAAPCESRG
- a CDS encoding AraC family transcriptional regulator, with the translated sequence MQTLGSTSVPALLKYLRHAERLGLDIAPALAAAGLQADQLNDNRQRLPGEAHERLLGYFCEHSGDPLFGLHSARFVQPGSWSVLGYIAMNCATLGEAMSRITPYEKLVGDMGTSRIEAAGGQVRLIWNCRHQTPLVRRHMVEHVLASWVLYARWIADLEGSPDEVWLEHDLPDGTRVEDYETFFGCPVRFAQPCSALLVPLDYLALPLRQADATLLRTLEEHALALMAELDDDEPLPLRVKNALRQLLKDGLPRKERVAEKFGMTVRTLQRHLQQAGSSYQQTLDELRRELAEHYLLHSELPIQDIAQYLGFTESRSFHRSFKGWTGQTPGEYRQRRKEPAAQ
- the glp gene encoding gephyrin-like molybdotransferase Glp, producing MSGCCEQPGLMPVETALERLLELAAQTPIDTCEQVPLEQAGGRVLAVDLLAGLDLPPWPNSAMDGYALRLADWNGEPLPVSQKIFAGQAPEPLQAGTCARIFTGAPLPEGADLVEMQENAEALDDGRVRFTQPLRAGQHVRPRGQEIRQGDLVLPAGTRLRSIELGLAASLGYAALEVRRKPRVALLSTGDELVEAGQPLQAGQIYNSNRPLLKDWLQRLGCDVLDAGILPDDLARTRERLAGLAGVDLILSTGGVSVGEADFLGMALREAGELTLWKLAIKPGKPLTVGQFQGIPVIGLPGNPASTLVTFALLARPYLLRRLGVAQVAPLRVEVPAGFAWTKAGQRREYLRGRLEQGRAVLYPNQSSGVLRSASWAEGLVEVREGRTLVEGEGVAFIPLSELLD
- a CDS encoding cytochrome C Snr1 — its product is MKTPAWTRHALWVMPLALGLQSAVVAGDEQPSKTSSYSPVVINEDFATIMKRMTANKPSIEQAHKTLLEQRYDLSDRPAKGASMTRGKPLQEGIRVKLPAGTSWEELARLSPEEIRKQGLFPGGFLPLPHPNHAEGGMVFPKFLIDEIKRQESRDLTRFDLDYDLPDHFLPEFPAPMFLTTRPDLGDVSKGKLVTIDNYFELFNGILNPKQLEGLRLLLTAFPQQQFNLTDDRRSEHPSRGVACFDCHANGHTNAATHLAGDVRPQPFRHRIDTPTLRGVNIQRLFGSQRALKTVEDFTEFEQRAAYFDGDPVIATKKGVNVLERGSQVHFMGEFQALLDFPPAPKLDVEGRLDPGKASEQELRGEKLFYGKAACAGCHAPPYFTDNLMHNLKVERFYDPKLVNGVMASADGPIKTFPLRGIKDSPPYLHDDRLLTLEDTVEFFNLVLERKLSAEEKGDLVAYLRTL
- the mobA gene encoding molybdenum cofactor guanylyltransferase MobA; this encodes MPDSALPPCSILLLAGGRGQRMGGRDKGLIEWQGLPLIAHLHRLVRPLTDDLIVSCNRNQERYAAYADRLVSDDSRDFPGPLAGIRAGLAVARHPWLLVLPCDAPRIDRALLETLLQAAGRTPARPWMLRCGGQWEPLFSLIPTHLAEEIEHAWRQGDRSPRHVLLPLGAEAIELAAGDPRLANLNTPELLANHRELK
- a CDS encoding YgdI/YgdR family lipoprotein — protein: MIKRMLPALLLAVGLGALAGCSSPTVITLNDGREIQAVDTPSYDEDSGFYEFEQLDGKRARVNKDQVRTVKEL